GACATTGTTATCAACGCAGAAATCCACTACCCCGCTAACAACCTTTGCCTCTCTGATGATGTGGACAACGCGCTTAACTACAAAAACATCTGCAAGAAGATCATTCAACATGTCGAATCCGGAAGGTTTCTGCTTTTGGAAAAGCTAACCAGTGACGTTCTCGGCATTTGTATCGACCATCCATGGGTGAAATACGCTCAAGTGAGAATCGACAAGCCTCATGCGCTACGTTTTGCTGACTCTGTTTCGCTCACTCTGAGCTATGAAGCAGACAACGACAATAATTCATAAGGAGTGCGTCATGCTGAACACAGAAGCCGAAAAAGTAAGAGAAGCTTTGCTCGCAAGAGGACTTGAAACTCCAATGACACCGAGCGAAATGAATCCCAACCAGAAGTACAACCGCATCAAAGGACTGTTGACGGAAGTGGTCAGTACGCTTGGACTGGATTTAACCGATGACAGCCTTGCTGAAACACCTCATCGCATTGCAAAGATGTACGTCCATGAGATATTTTCAGGGCTCGATTACGATAACTTCCCGAAAATCAGTGTTATAGAAAACAAAATGTCGGTTGATGAAATGGTCAAGGTATCGGATATCGATTTAACGTCGACGTGCGAACACCACTTCATTACCATCGATGGTTTAGCGGAAGTGGCTTATATACCTGAAAACAAGATTCTTGGGCTGTCTAAAATAAACCGTATCGTTCGATTCTTTGCTCAGCGTCCTCAGGTACAAGAACGCCTTACTCAGCAAATCCTAGTCGCGATACAGACTCTAGTAGAGACAGAAAACGTGGCCGTGACGATTAAAGCCACGCACTATTGCGTTAAATCCAGAGGCGTCATGGATGCAAACTCTGAAACCTCAACAACCGCTCTCGGTGGTATTTTCAAAACTAACCCTCAAACCAGAGCTGAGTTTTTACGATGAGTGAAACGATATTAATAACCGGCGTGGGAAAGCGACTCGGCTTCGCACTGGCGCAGCAACTTTTAGCGGATGGATTCAAAGTGGTTGGCACTTATCGCAACGACTATCCTCAATTGCAACTGTTGCGCGACAGTGGAGCCGACTTGCAGCATGTAGACTTTTATCAGCAAAGTAGTCTAGAGAGTTTTCTTCACTATGTTGGTCAAGAATATAAGACACTCCGAGCCATCATACATAACGCTTCCGACTGGAAACCTGAGAACAAAAACAATCCTAGTGACAATGCGTCACACATCATGCACCAGATGATGACGATTCACGCTACCGTGCCTTATCTGTTCAACTTAACACTCAAAGACCAATTGATGTCTGGCGATAAAACCTCAGACATCATCCACATCAGTGACTACGTTGCAGAAAAAGGCAGTAAAAAACACATCGCTTACGCGGCCAGTAAAGCGGCGCTCAACAACCTAACGCTATCGTTTTCAGCGATGCTGGCTCCCAAGGTCAAAGTAAATACCCTCTCTCCAGCCATGATTAAGTTTAATGAGCATGACGATGAGGCATACAAGACCAAAGCGCTGCAGAAAGCTCTGATTCCCACAGAAGCGGGCTTTGAGGAAATAATAGATGGCATCAAGTTTGTGTTGGCCAGTCACTACATGACAGGAAGAACTTTGCACCTTGATGGCGGCAGACATTTGAAGTAATGCGCTTACATTGTCTGCTACCTAAAACTGCTGCTATATAGCGAATGCGGTTAACTAGAAACCGTTATAAGCTAGAAACTGCTATGACCTAGAAACTAGTATAATACTGAGGAAGGCGAGTCTCTTCATCCCAGCCTAACAACTCAATATTGATCAATGACTTGCGCTTCTCATTACACAGTGAAGCGAGATTGATGATAGGGAGCTGGCTACGAAACTGCGCGGTGAGGATGACCTTTTTATTTTCACTCAGGCAGTCTCGGCATTGCACCACAATCGCTTCAGTATCTAGCTGGTGTGCGTTCTCGATAATCTTAATAACAGCGTTCTCTTGATAGCACTCTATCAGCCAAGATACGGCAGCCACTTCTGAGCTGGTAAGCACGATGACATCTTTTGTTGCCATAAGCTCGTGGAGTTCAAGCTCTTTTAGTTCAGTTTCCATAAATACTCTCATTCAGCAGCAAATACATTAAAGTCGATTGCCCAGTTTAGCCTGTGCCAAATGGTAGCCTCTGTCTATCATCTCTTGTGAACGATCAAACTCTAAGGTGCCACAAGCATTGCGTGGGATCTCAAGCGTAATATCGGCGGGATAAGCGGCCAATTTTTGGCGAGCAATGGTCGATTGCATCGCATCAAACGCTTGGTTGGCAATGTCGTAGGCTGCAAAGTTAAAGCTCATTTTACTTTTTACACTGCTACCGAGATTATCGATAAAGTGAACAACCTTCTCATGCAAATTGCTCTCTTTGGTAGGTAGGGAAACCGGTATCACTTCCTGTTGAAGCATCTCAGGTTCACCACCTAAGTTCACAGCCAGAGTAAAGTCTGTCTTATCACTAAAGGTAGGCGCAATCGGTACGGGATTGAGCACTCCGCCATCAATCAGCACTTCGCCATTAATCACATGAGGCGTGAAGAACAGTGGTAAAGAGATAGAGGCGCGAATGGCGTCAAACAGAGAACCGGATTGCAGCCAAACCTCTTTTTCATCGGCGACGTTAGCGGCAACCGCGGTATAAGGGATAGGCAGATCTTCAATTGAAATCTCACCGATCAATCCACGCAGTGTGTCGATGATCTTGTCCCCTTTGAAGATACCACTCGATTGCCATGAAAAATCCAACATCATCGCCATATCCGATTGGTCGATACTGGTGACCCACTCTTCAAATTCATCCAACTTACCCGCCGCATAGACACCACCGATAAGTGCGCCAATTGAACAACCAGAGATAGATTTTATCTGATAGCCATGCTCAATTAACCAACGGATTATTCCAACGTGAACCAAGCCTCTTGCGCCACCACTGCCAAGTACCAATGAGACCGTTTTTTCCATCGTACTCATCCTTTAATTCATTAGCTCTTCAAAGCTTTGGGCAAAAATTATATCACTTCGTGTCAGTGTAAGCTGTGTAATGCTTTGAAAACTGCACCACCTGCGTGCCTAAATGTGTCTCGGATTGAGATCGGGCAGCTTAAGTTGATTGCTGAAACTCATAGACTTTAGACTACCGAACTAAACTAAAAGTGAGTCATTCCAGCAAGCCTAAGCGCGACTAGGAATCTGCTTTCCGTTAGCGCTTGATACAAAAAAGTCGCCCACTTGAAAGCGAGCGACCTCTTGTTGTTCATTGTGTTTTTGAGCTCATTCTGTAAGTGAGAACAAAGAATTACAACACGCGTAAGCACTCTTCTGGCGACAAGCTCAAGAGCGTATTGGCGAAGTTGATCTTCTCATCGCGCCATCTCAATGCTGCCTCTCGACCTTCTTGTGAGTGTCGGTCGGCCTCAAAATAGCTTTTTCTTGGAAGCCCGTCTGCTGGCGTCATCACCATAGACTGTTCATTCAAGCGAAGCGTAAACAAGAACTGACCACGTTGTCCGGTTTGCGCTGCTGGGTGATGCAATGTGGTATCACAGCAATAGCGCCTATCACGCAGTGCGCGGCATGTGTACTCAAAAGCATCTTGAGCACCACGTCCAGGGAACGCGGTATAAACACTGATGCCATCACGTTGCAAAGACTGCTCACCCGCCGCGAGTTGCACCGCATGTTGGATCATCCTAAAGCCCAGAACCACGCCACCAATGCTGTTCAATCCACTGTATTGAATTGCGCCTTCTAAGCTCAGATGAAGTTTGTCTTCCCCTTCATAGAGAAAGAGATCAGGCGATGCCCAATCGCTCTTTGGAATAAGCAGTTGAGTAATATCCGAGTGTTCCATGTTGGTCTCCGCAACAATGAGTGTGTTTGAGCCCACAAGGTAACGTAATGAGAATTATTATCAATAGTTTTTAACCAAAAACGTTACCCCAGAAACCACTCATCGATGGATGCTATCTGATGCTTTAACGCCAAGCATTTCTTGTTAGATATTCATTTATTACCAATAAAGCTCATCGCCTACAAATAAACAGACACATACTATCTACAGGGTCTAATACTAGTCGTCCGACTCTACGACTAATGTCTAACCGACTGAGTCTATTTGTTTTTTTTGGTTTGGTATAAGGTACTAACAACTAAATGTTAATGAATTTTTAATGATAAGTTGACGCATTGTTTTCACTTCATGCCGTGAGTCAACAACGTTTGTTGGAATAACACACCTCAGAGTGTGAACGAAAGGAATCAAAATGAGCACTACTTTAGAGTCCGCACATATACAAACAGAGAAGCCTCAAGTCCATGAGGATGAACTCACCTATGAACAACAACACAAACCAAGCTCGGAATTTGATTCCCGAGAACAGTATTTAGAGCACGAGTTACAAATCATGGCGCCTAAACGTTGGCGTCCCAATTTGCCGTTTAAAGATTATCGATTTGAAATAGAAGACACCATCCCAGCGATGGCGGCGACCATTGGCAAGATTGTTATGGTGGGTGCCATTGCAGCCACCTTTGCCGGGGCGCTAGGGCTAAATGAAGGCTTTATTTTAGAAAACGTTCGTTATGAACTGCTCATCGCCTCTGTTTTCATCATTCTTTTCTCTGGCTTTCTATTGCCGACCGCGAACCTTGCAGGTACACACGGCCCACTCATTCCATTAATTCCGATTGTGGTTGCAGCTGGCGGACACCCTATGGCGTTTGGCCTGTTAATTGGCGCTTTTGGTTTACTCTTAGCCATCAGTAAAGGTGGCAGCATGTTGGCCAACCTTACCAGTAAAGGCGTGTGTGGCGGTTTACTGCTCTACCTCGGCTTTGTTGGCACCGCCTCTCAAGTTAAGAAGCTGTTCGCTTGGGCTGACGGAATTGGCATGAGCCATATCGCTTTTGTCGTGATCTTCTGCACCATCATTTTGTACGCGTTATTGGAACATTTCCGTAAGCGTTGGTTAGCCGTCCCTCTTAGCTGCTTGCTGGGTGGTACGTTAGCGTTTGCCATGGGCGCGCCGTTTTCTTTTCAAACCGAGCCAGGTTTACCCAACATGAACCCTATGTATTGGTGGGGAGAAGATACAGGTTGGATGTTAGGTCTACCGACGATTGAACACTTCATGGTGGTATTGCCGTTTGCGATTTTAGCCGTAGCGATGTGGTCACCAGATTTCTTAGGGCATCAAGTATTCCAGAAGATCAGCTACCCAGAACGTACCGAAAAAGTACACATGAACATTGACGATACCATGACCACAGCTTCAATTCGCCAAACGTTCGGTTCTCTGCTCGGTGGTACTAACTTTACGTCTTCATGGGGTACTTATATCGTACCGGCGGCGATTGCTAAACGCCCTATTCCTGCTGGTGCATTGCTTACAGCTCTGTTCTGTATCATCGCCGCAGTTTGGGGTTACCCGATGGATTTAGCTATCTGGCAACCGGTACTGTGTGTCGCGCTGATTGTTGGAGTATTTGTGCCATTGCTAGAAGCTGGAATGGAAATGACGCGTGAAGGGAAAACCACCCAGTCGGCCGCGATTGTTGTGTTTTCTTCAGCACTGGTTAACCCTGCATTTGGTTGGGCTCTCACCATGCTGTTAGATAACTTAGGCTTAGTCGGTTGTAAAGAACGTAGTAGTGAGCTTAGTAAAATGAGCCGTTGGGTGTTGCCTGGAACGATGTTTATTGTGCTAACTGGTGTGATGGCGTTGGTTGGCCTTCTACCGGGGATTCCGGCGATTATCCCGAGTTTTCGTTAAGCTCGATTAATATTGAGTTTTAGTCGGAACACAAAAAGGCCTCGCACACGCGAGGCCTTGTTTTATCTAAGTATCAACGAGCGAACAGCGAAGAAATTTACGATGGTAAACCAAATCAACTAGAGAGCCATTCATCCAGTACTTTGATGAATTTAGGGTTGATGAGATAACCGATGGAAGCGTGCGGATTGCTTTTTCCGTTTCGAATATTGAGGTTATAAACTGGGTAGATGTCTTTCATTCCGCCGGGTATCAGATCCAGTTTGAGCATATCTTTAAAGTCATTTCTAATTTTGCTGTCATGAGAGATAAAATCATCTTCTGCCGATATGTTTATCCATTGCTGAATGTTTAAAGGGTACTTCTTCTCATCTTTCAAGCGACTCCCTTTTAGCCTATCTTTTACGTTTTCATCTCCTAACGGCGACCCGAGCGTCAGCAATAAGTTGACCTTCTTGTCCGCACCATAGTCGTGTCTATACTCTCCGTAATGAGACAGCTTCCACAACACGTCATAACTGATCATCGACCCGAGACTGTGCGACACAATCATCACATCATCTTGATTATCGAGCGCTTCCTTCAGTTCAACCATTATCCTTTGCCTAACATCGCTGCCGAAATAGGTATCTTCATACCAATAATGTGCCATATCTGGCGCGACCTTGGTTATAAGTGTCTCAGCCACACCCAGCTTTCCAAATAGCGATGAAAAGGTATCTGCTAGCGCCTCTTTTAGAAAACCAATTTTAGATACCTTGTTATACGTTGTTTTATTGAATTGGCTTGTCTTGTACTTTTTGAGTTCAGACAGCGCTTGTTGTCGACTTGCAGGGTCTTCCGTTGGTTTCTCTAACAATGTGTTTGATAGTTCTCCGTAATAGACAAACCGTTTATCGACATCTTTAAAAGCTTGTAATGAACCTGAGTCTTCACAATCTCGCTGTAAGCCATGTTCTATAGCCTCGTACCAAAGTGCTTGAAGGGGAGCTTTATCGGGCTTTTGAGCGCGACCATGAATGAATATTATTTTCTTAGCCATAGCAGCACGTCCTAAACACATAGTTAAAGTGATTATCAGTAGAAAGTACCTACCAGATTCGGTCAACCCTTACTAAGAACAGCAGCGTTAATGACGTATCTAGAGGTGGTTGATAGATCATTTATATAACTATGAGGCACAAGTTTAAGGACCATAAACGAGTGAAAAATACGATCATTACTCGCAAATTAGGAATGAATGTAGCTAGCAAAACCTCCAATTAACAAAAGGTCCTGTACACGCAAGGCCTTTGTTATATCTTCTAAGGGTTACCACTATCCTTTGACAGCTATAGCGCCCTACCTTACTGACTTAACCGCTTTCATCAACGTTGTATTGAGCGGTTCTGGTTGATCTAGTATTGGGAAGTGGCTGAATCTTCGATGTAGTAAAGGCGGTAGTCCTTGATATGCTTCTTGTTTGCTTCTGTTACAGTTAACGTTAAATTTTTCTTGCTAAAAAGGTAGAAAAGTTTATAGTATTTTTTAGATGAAGTTGAGAATCGATATGTCATTACAGAAGAAGCAACCTAAAGTATCACTGAACATTAAAATCTCTTCAGACTTGGATGCTCGCCTTAAACTAGCGAGAAAAGCAGCGCGTGAACAAGGGCTAATGTTCAATGTATCTCAAGAAGTTGAAAAGTTTCTTGAGAAGGAAATAAAGAAAGTGGAACGCCAGCTATCAATCGATGAAGCGATTAAGAATAATCTCGAGGAACTTGGTGGGCTTAATATAGATAAAATAATGAAATCAATGGATTAATCATAATACCGACATGTATTGATTCACTTTTGAATGACGAACGATAACTAATTTTGGAGATAATTATGGGCACAATAATTGGACTGTTAATTTTGGCTGGTATCAGTGTATTCCTAAAGCGCCAAACGGGACTTCATTTGCATGAGTGGATTGCAAAGAAATATAAAGACTCTCAAGACAAAAAGTAATGGACTCTATCAGATTGACAGGCTCCATCGATTTAACTTAAAAAACTAAGGCCCCGCAATCTCGAGGCCTTAGTTTTATCTATAGAATGATTACAACCGCCTTACTTCACTGATTTCACCGCTTCCATCAAGGTTGCGTTGAACAGCTGTGATTGCTCTAGCATTGGGAAGTGGCCTTATTTGCAATGTAGTAAATGCTGTAATCTTAGATGTATTTTTATATCGAACAATCTCATCCTGATTTGACGGCTGTTCAGGATTATAAACAACTCCTAAGTTAAAATGCAGAAACGCTAATTAAGAAGTAAGGCAAAAAATGTCACGCAAAAAATTTATGGAATCCTACGGTGCAACGAACCGAAATGCACGGTATGGGTGGGCTTTTGTTAATCACGAAAAAAAAGAAGTTTATTTTGGTGCGTGGGACGTCAATACAAACCGAGAAAGATCGTTGATTTTTTCTATGGACTGGGAGTTCAACAACGACGGACGTAGAGTTAATGCGTTTGGCGAAGCTCTCGAGTACATCAAGTTGGTTGAAAACGAAGGATATTCATTAAGAACATTTCCAATAATCTGGGATGAAGATAACGACAGTTATTTAGACACAGGCAGTGCCAAGATAAAAGAGTACATAGAAGAAGTCTCTGAGATGTCCCTTGAGGTAATTAGCAGCAATTACTATGCGATTGGAAAGCATAACGTAAAGTATTCAAAAATGCCTTCACCCAACGTAGCACAAGACGTCAACATAATATTCGGTACTACCATCAATAAGACAGAACGTGAAAGTCTAGTTCTCTCGCGTATTGGGCAGGGGCGATTTAGACAAAACGTTATCAGCTCATGGGGGAATGGTGAGTGCTGTGCGCTAACGCTTACAAGCGTACGCGAGATTTTAATTGCATCTCACATAGTGCCTTGGTCCAAATGTGAAAGTGATGAACAGAGACTTGATGGCGCAAATGGCATACTGCTTTGTGCTCATATCGATAAACTTTTTGACGCCCACTTGTTGACCTTCATTAAAAAAGGTTCAAAGTACATATCCCAATTATCACCCAAACTAAATATTTCCTTACTGAAAGGTTTAGGTATTCAAAGCGGAGAAGAACTTTGCGCTGAACAACTTAGCGAAATTGAGCGTGAACGCTTTGAAAGATATTTAGACGCGCATAATAATGAGTTCAACGTCAAAGTCTCACAAATAAATTAAACTAACATCGACTCAACGATAACTTCCCGCAGAAAAAAGGCCTCGCATTCACGAGGCCTTAGTTTTCTATATCTAATTGGTACTGTAGCACTACTTCATTACTTGTTCGCTTTCATCAACGTTGGGTTGGACTACGATGGTTGCTCGAGCACTGAGAAGTAGCCAGAGTCATAACCAAACAATCGGTGACCAAACCTGTTTGATGAAAACTAGTTTTCACCCAATTCATTAGCAATGATAGAGCTATACGCTATTACACTTTCGATAGAGTAGTTTTTCTTATTAGCTAAAATTTTTATGTGTTTCCCAATAATCTCATCATCATAATTACACTCTCTTGCTTCTTTAATGAGCGACTTCATATCATGGACGGTATGATTTTGTTTATTGTATTCGTTACTCTCAGTTACTGAAGATTGATAATCAGAATCACTAGATAACAAGTGTGATTTAGTATCTGGAAAGGAGGCTAATTGATTATCCGGAAAGCTAGGAAAAAGCCGCCTTTTAAGTAAAATAGAGAAGCCCTGTTGAGTTGAGTACCACTTATACAGGTGTTCTTTTTTCTTATCTTCAAACGCATCGGATAATGGTGTTAACTCACCAAACAAAGCAATCGCCAACTTATTATTCACGATTTCACTATTATCCAATGATGAACGGGTTGGAAACCACGTTAAAGCATCAGGATACACAAAAGAACTGACTTCTCTTCGTGCACTTAGTTCATACATCCTTTCAGCTTCTCTAATGATGTAACCCGAGTCTTGTATGTGTCCAACAGGCGGCTTGTTTAAGTACACTCCATAAAGAGCGCCAAACATAGTAGCAATAGTATCAGTATCTGTATGAAGCTCATTAACTATGTCGACTAATATAGCTTTCGGGTCGTTCAATCTATAACTCTTAACGAGTAGTAATGATGCCGCGAGAGCAGTCTTAGAGCCGGATCCTCTCTGCGCTTCATCTTTTAGCCCTAACATATCTGATAGAAGTCTATAATCCAATTTTTCAACTAACATCCATTTAGAAGCTACTTCCAAATCAGCGAGTAACTCATCAGTAACAGCAGAAAAAGCCTCATCCAAAGTTTGACCAGTTTCAGCCTCCCACTGATGAGACCAAAACGTTTCTAACATATCATCTTGCTTAATGAAGAATGACGCTCGACTACAAATTAGAGCATCATCTTTGAGTGTATCTAAAGAAACTTTTTCTTGACGAAGGACCCTAGCTAGCGATAACGAGTGTAAAATCGCACCAGCGATGGCTCTTGGGTGACCATGAGTGACAATAGAGTTTTTTATAACATCGATGATATACGTTTCTAGGTCACTTAAATCTGGCGCAGACCATACATGAGGTTGAACTCGCATTGCAGCCCCATTTCCTCCACCGTTAACATATTTTCCACTTTTATTCGCATAGAAGTTTGAATACCAATTCACCGATTTTTTTATTAGGTTATTCGTCGCTACCTTCGTTCCTCTACCTGCCCCCAAAGCGTAACTTAACCAAACTGGCAACTCACATTTAGCAAAAGCCTCTACATCAAAATAACCAGCTCCATTTATGGCACGCGAAGTACTAAGACGAAGTTGAGTATCATCTGAATATGTACCCTGCGGAAGCTGAACTTGGGTACCATAAATCCCATCTAATTTCCTTCTCCATGAGACAGTATCAAGAATAACTTCAGAGCCTACACGTGTTTTTATGGTGTTTTTTGAGTTTGCTAGCTCAGTAATAAACCCCAAAGCATCAGCATAAGCAGCCCAAAGTGCAGAATTAATGGTAGCTTCTCTTCTAAAGTTGCTCATCTATAAACCTTTGAATTTATTATCATTAACTTCTATTTTAACGTCTTTTAGACTTTCATCAAATGACAAAGCTGCATTTACCAGAGCAAAAGTATTTTCATCACGAACATATAACTTAGTTAAATACTTTAAAGCGATATCATTAGGATATAAGACTTCGGCTTCTTCACAAGTAGTCCAACTCTTGGGTAAACTAGCTTCCCTTCCTTTTGTCCTACCACGCTTTCCGACGACTTGAGTGTCAAAAAGCTTATTTAAACCTACAATACCTTGCCCGCGCACACATTCATTCCGATAAATATTGTTTGTTGTTGTAAAAACAACTTTTTCATGAGTAAGTATTTCACTATCAAATGCCAATATAACCCAGAAGTCATATTCTTCTCTATGCCAACTCTGACTGTAATCAAAGAAGCTTGAATTTATCCTAGATATCGAAAGATTCACATATGAAGTCCACTGAGGATCAGAGCGATACTTGGAATTATACTTAGTGATATGCTCGAGAATCTGTTCTTTATGTAGCTGATCTCTTGAAACTAGTTTATTTAACGAGAATATACCCACTAAGCCATAGTTGGTAGTGAAGTGCAGAACCTCTGTGATTCCCCGTTCAGATACAACTTTATCAACAGTCATCATAACTCCAAATACTCATATGCATCTCTATCAATGAGACTCAAAACTTTTGGCTTGTCCCCACTTTTATATCCTAAAAGCACAGAACGTTTAGCTCGTGTGATTGACACTGTTAATAATTTACAGATGTTAAGGTATGAATCAGATTCAATATCTTCATCGTATCGAAGAAACTCGTCACTCAACCCCAACAAAATCACATGATCAAACTCCAAGCCTTTGGCTGAGTGCATAGTAGACAAAACTACATTTGTATTAATCTCAGGCCACTCAGATGACTTCGTTAAGTTCGCGAAAATAATACCACTATTTCTCAGCCTAGCTTTCAAGTAACCCTGAGTTTTCTGAGACTTGGCTAAAAAACACACGGTTTCATTACTTAAATCAACTTTTGTTTTTATAAATTCAATAGCGAAATCTACTTGTTGGTTATATAAGCCAGAAACCAACTTCGGCAAATCTCCTGAAACAGTACAGCTATCATAATTCGGCACCGTACCGTCTGCATCAATACCAATTCCTTTAAGAAGCTGATAACCCAATCGCGCTATTTCAAAGGTATTCCTATAGTTTTTTTCAAGCCTAAAGGAATTTTGGGGTCTTATCTCTAAACCAACTTCTCTCCATGTGAACCCTCTATTATATATTTTTTGAACTGTATCTATAACAAACGTCCCGTGAGATTCCGAATGCAACATTGAAACCACCGTTCTTAGCTCATTCGCAGAGAAATCTTGAGTTTCATCCGCAATAATTATGTCGTATTTGTCTTCTAAATGACCTGCTGGATATTGATTAATATCATTCCAATCGACTAAGTTATTTGCTTTTTTGTAAGCTTGGTATGGACGTACAACATCATTTAAAATTTTCTCTCGCAAAGATCTCTCAACTCGAGGTGCAGCACCGCGTCCAACACGGACGGCATCTAAATAAAGGCTTAATTCGTCTTCAGGAAATCTACCTAATATATAATCGACCTCTGAATATAAATAGGTCAAGTCTAAGCCGTAGGTATCTGGTATTGAGAAGTTGGAATCCTCTATATTGTGGACTAATGTCATTTTTTCGATATGCGGATAACGGTTTCTACAATACTTAGCTAGAGTTTGCACCTCAATATCGATGTCCTTACCTATATCTTGTGCCAGTTGCCTAACATATGAGCTCAAAGTTGTATTAAAAGTAAAAACCATTGCCTTTATAGGCCTGCTCTCTTGCCTATTTCGTAAGCGGTTACTTTTATGGAAAGCGATAGCGAGCCTAAGCATCAGCAGAGCTACTGTCGTTTTACCACTTCCAGCCGCCCCTCTTATGACTCTATTCATTGGGTGAGGAGTCGCAAAGAGCTGTCTTTGCTCGTGAGTTGGTTCTATTTTACCAAGAGGTTTCAATTCAACCTTTCCTTATACATTAGATTTATTAGCAAGTAATTGAATACCATGAAATTAAGAACCACACAACAACCTGATGAATAATATGGGTACTAACTATAGAGCAGCCATCAAATATACGAAAATCAGGGAGACGTAACTCGCAAACGACTAGGTCAACGCTTATTGACTAATTTGATCTGTACCCTAACAAACAAAAAGGCCTCGCAATGCGAGGCCTTTGTTTTTCTATCTATCAGAAGAAATTAGTCGCGAAGTGCTGCGCCAAATTTCTCTGAGATTGAAGCTACGATAGCATCTACTGAACCAGCGATGTCTGCATCTTCAAGTGTTCGCTCTACAGACTGTAGGCTAAGTGCGATTGCTAGGCTCTTCTTACCTTCTTCAACGCCTTGACCAACGTATACGTCGAACAGTTTAGCGCCTGTTAGGAATTCGCCACCAGCAGCAATACACGCTTCAACGATGTCGCCAGAAGCAACTGCTTCGTCAACAACTACTGCGATATCACGACGGTTTGCAGGGAACTTAGATACGGCTACTGCTTCTGGAAGCACGCGAGTGTTGATAGCT
Above is a window of Vibrio atlanticus DNA encoding:
- a CDS encoding DarT ssDNA thymidine ADP-ribosyltransferase family protein, whose amino-acid sequence is MMTVDKVVSERGITEVLHFTTNYGLVGIFSLNKLVSRDQLHKEQILEHITKYNSKYRSDPQWTSYVNLSISRINSSFFDYSQSWHREEYDFWVILAFDSEILTHEKVVFTTTNNIYRNECVRGQGIVGLNKLFDTQVVGKRGRTKGREASLPKSWTTCEEAEVLYPNDIALKYLTKLYVRDENTFALVNAALSFDESLKDVKIEVNDNKFKGL
- a CDS encoding 3'-5' exonuclease, with translation MKPLGKIEPTHEQRQLFATPHPMNRVIRGAAGSGKTTVALLMLRLAIAFHKSNRLRNRQESRPIKAMVFTFNTTLSSYVRQLAQDIGKDIDIEVQTLAKYCRNRYPHIEKMTLVHNIEDSNFSIPDTYGLDLTYLYSEVDYILGRFPEDELSLYLDAVRVGRGAAPRVERSLREKILNDVVRPYQAYKKANNLVDWNDINQYPAGHLEDKYDIIIADETQDFSANELRTVVSMLHSESHGTFVIDTVQKIYNRGFTWREVGLEIRPQNSFRLEKNYRNTFEIARLGYQLLKGIGIDADGTVPNYDSCTVSGDLPKLVSGLYNQQVDFAIEFIKTKVDLSNETVCFLAKSQKTQGYLKARLRNSGIIFANLTKSSEWPEINTNVVLSTMHSAKGLEFDHVILLGLSDEFLRYDEDIESDSYLNICKLLTVSITRAKRSVLLGYKSGDKPKVLSLIDRDAYEYLEL